The Chrysiogenes arsenatis DSM 11915 genome segment AAAGACAGAGATCTCTCACTGCGTTCGAGATGACAGTTCTCCATATGCTTGGTATGCTTTTTTGATTCCTTCTTCGAGTGGTGTGGTGGCTTGCCAGCCGAGTTTGGCGAGTCGGCTCACGTTCATGAGTTTGCGGGGGGTGCCGTCGGGTTTGGTGGTGTCCCATTCGATGGTGCCGTGGTACCCGATGACTGCGGCTTGGTTGGTAAGGTCGAGTTGGCTTTTGGTAAAGGTTTGGATTATTCCCCATACTTCATGTTCGTCTATTGCAAAGTAAGCATGAATGAGTACGTTGCGAAAGTCTACTATATCGCGATGTGTTTCGTTGAGTATGCCCAGTTTGATAAGGTTTTTTGTGCTTTCGCCGATTATTTCGAATTCTCTGATGGTAGCGTCCCATGTTTTGCAGTCATTTTTAAGCTCTCTGCATCTGCAAAATCGCTGACATAGTGCTGAATTTTTACGATTGCGATGTATATATCAAATAGGAATAGGTCGGCTTTTCTACTCGACATGTATCATCTCTTTTTCTACTTGTTGGCGGATAATGGTTCGCATGGTGTCGAGATAGCCCATATCTACTTTTTTATTTAACAACTTTTCAAGATAATGGATGGCTTTTAAGCGGGAAAAGTAGTCTTTCTTTTGTGTTTGAAGGATGGCGATATCTACATCACTACCTTCCTGTGCTTGGTTACGCGCATAGCTACCGAAGATAGCGATTTTTTCGATGCCGAAGTTCGCTTGAAGTTCTTTTTGAGCGTGTCGTAGTGTTTGTAATAGTTGTTGTTGTGTCATTGGTTACTCGTAATAGCTCATAGTTTTGTAGCCGCCTTCCTTGAGATAGACGTCTTTGGTCATAAGTTTTAGGTCGCTTGCCATCATATCATCAACGAGGTTTTGCAGGTTGAATTCCCGTTTCCAGCCGAGTTTTTGTTCGGCTTTGGTGGGGTACTTTGTTAATTTTGAATGTTAAATTTTGAATGAAAGACAGAGATCTCTCACTGCGTTCGAGATGACGGGTTGTGTGCGTTCTGGATTACAGGCGGTGCGTGTTCGAGATGACGGGTGGTACTTGTCATTTCGAGCGGAGCGAGAAATCTGTGGACTAGGGTGTTTTCTGGGGTAGTCATGGGCGCACTTTCGCGTGCAAGTCTACTTTTCCGATCAGCGTCAATGTGTCGATGTCCATTTTGGAGACGGCAAACCACTTTTTACCCAGATCCTTCAGGCTGGCTCCAAAGTGGTAGACTTCTTTTTCATCCATTATCAAAAACCGATCATGCGAAAGGTCAAGTTGCTTGATGTCGATCGGCGGATATTGTGTGTTGTGTTTTTTCAGATCTTGTTCTAGTTGTTTGGAGATGGTCTTGGTGTAGATTGTAGCTTTTACGCTGTCGGCTCTTTTGGTCAGCAGTATTAGGACACTTTCATCTATGTAGTTGTCTATCAGCCGGATGGTGGTTTTGGCGCTTTTGATAATGTCACATGCAAACAGGTAGGCGTCAAAAATCTGGCCGTCGTAGAAGATGTGTTGTTTGGGTGGCGTAGCCTTGTTTTCTATGGCTCCAAGTAGCTGCTCTAGCTGCTCATCATGTAAAGATAACCTCTGCTCAACCCTTTCAAAACGATAAAAAATATGAGCATTTGATGCGATAAACTTTCGCATACTGACGAAACTGTCAATAATCTTGATGCTGACCTCAACTGCCGTCTGACTTCTCAGAACCGCCGAAAGCATAGAAACCCCCTGCTCAGTAAAGGCGTATGGCAGATATCTCCTGCCTCCATGTTGCGCCTCTGGGCTTGAGGTTCCAATTTGGAACCTCAAGTGATCGTACTCGCCCCGCGTCAACTGAAATCGAAACCTATCCGGGAATCTTTCGGTATTCCGGCTGACTGCTTTATTGAGTTGTTTTGTTTCCACGCCATAAAGGGTCGCTAAATCCTCATCCAGCATTACTTGCACGCCTCGGATGGTGTGGATTTTGTTTTCAATGGGGTTGTCTGTCGGCATGATGGTTTTCATATTCTTTTCATCCGTTCCAGTTCAGGATTAGGGAAAATTCCCTTCGACAGTGTTGTTCAATACTTTGGCTCGCGTTCCCACTTATACGCGCTTTCGCATATGGTGGTGAGTTGGTTATATTTGGGTTTCCAATTGGTTTGTTGTTGGAGTTTGTTGCTGTTGGCGATGAGCTTAGCAGGGTCGCCTGGGCGTGGTCCTGCGGTGTGTACGGGGAAGTGGTTATTGGTGTTCATTGTTTTTTACTCTCCAGCAGGTGTTTGGCGTTTTGGCTGGTGACGATTTTCTTTCCGGTTTTTGCTTCGAGTTCGGTTCTGGCAACTTTGGCGACGTTTCCTCCTTGTTGCGCTACTTTTTTACTCTCTTCAAAACTTTGTGGGTTAACTGCCTCGGAAATGTCTTTTGTGGAAGCTTCTGCCAACATATTGAGAATGAGTTCGGTGTTGGTCATGTTATCGCGCAGGTTTTCTTTCTTAAGGCCTTTAAGGGTTTTGTATTCTTTGGTGCTTCTATCTGACCAAGTTTTGGTGATGATGTCTGTCAATGTGGCAAAGGCTTGCCCTTCTTTAATGCCAAGGCGTTTCCATTCGTCGGTCAGCTCTTTTCGGATTTCGATGCTTTTTAGGCGTTGGTTTATCCAGTTTTCGCTATAGCCAAGTGCGAGGTATTGCTTGAGCGCTCTGTCGATAGTTTGTTCTGGGTCGCTCATTTCGTCTAGCCGTTCGCTGGCAAGTTTTGCGAGCCAGAGTTTGAAGGGTTCCGCTTTGGGCGATGGAATCGATTGAATGAGTCTAAAGAGTTGTTCGGTGTCGGCGACATCGGTCAGGCGCATTTTGCCGTCTTCGGCTTGCATTTTTAACTGTCCGATTTTTTCGGACAGTTGACTGCCTTCAGCTTTAAGCTTCTTTTTGAGATCGCTCCAATATTTTCTTGGGCGCTCAGTGCCGGTCAATATCTCTATTGCATCGATAACCGATACGTACCATTGTTCTTGTACGTCATCCCAAACTGTTCGGACTTTTTTTTCTTCAAATATCTTAATTGTTTCAGTTGCTTTCATCTGTCACTTCCTTCTCGTCGCTTTTGGCATGATTGGGGACGTACCATGTTTTAGGGAAAGGCGAGCAAGGGATAATTCCCCTCAGGGAGGGGTGGCAGGCGCAGCCTGACGGGGGTGGTTTTGAAAGGCAGAGAGATCTCTCACTGCGTTCGAGATGACGGGTAGTGTGCGTTCTGGATTACAGGCGGCGCGCTTGGCCGTGTCGTCTGTCATTTCGAGCGGAGCGAGAAATCTGTGGGCTAGGGTGTTTTCTGGGGCAGTCATGGGCGCACTTTCGCGTGCAAGTCTACTTTTCCGATCACCGCCAATGTGTCGATGTCCATTTTGGAGACGGCAAACCACTTTTTGCCCAGATCCTTCAGGCTGGCTCCAAAGTGGTACACTTCTTTTTCATCCACAATTAAAAACCGATCATGCGAAAGGTCAAGTTGCTTGATGTCTATCGGTGGATATTGTGTGTTGTGTTTTTTCAGATCTTGTTCTAGTTGTTTGGCTTCTAAGTACTGCCGAAAGCATTGATACGCCTTGTTCGGTGAAGGCGTAGGGTAGATACCTTCTGCCTCCATGTTGCGCCTCTGGGCTTGAGGTTCCAATTTGGAACTTCAAGTGATCGTACTCGCCCTGCGTCAACTGAAATCGAAACCTATCCGGGAATCTTTCGGTATTCCGGCTGACTGCTTTATTGAGTTGTTTTGTTTCCACGCCATAGAGGGTCGCTAAATCCTCATCCAGTATTACTTGCACGCCTCGGATGGTGTGGATTTTGCTTTGTAGTATGTGGTGGGCTGTTGTGTCATTGATCTATTTCCGTAAGTGTTTGAACAACGAAATCTAAGTATCGATTATCTTCGATGAAAGCGGTTATTAACTCGCGTTTTAATTCGGGTTTCATGTTTTCGATGAGTTGTATGAGTGCCTGTTCAAAATCGTGTAAGTCGTTGCCTATGATTGCCCACACGATGTCTGCATCTATGCCGAAATACTGATGTGTTATATGGTTTCTGAAATCGACTACTTCTTGGTAGCTTTTATTGAGGAACTTATTTTGCAAGAGATGTTTACTTGCTTCGCCAGCTATTTCAAATTCTCGGATAACGCTATCCCAATCGGTAAAACTGTGCAGTAGGCTTTGAGCATTATCAAATTTTGATGCTACTTTTTTTATTTTAAGAATGGCGATAAATGCATCGAATACGAAGAGTTCGATTTTTCTATCACCTTTACTATGGCTAAACATGGATAAAGTCCTTTTTGATTCGATTTTTAATAAATGTTTTCATGGATGCAAGTGTTCCTATATCGACCTCTTTTTTTAGACTTTCTTGGAGGAATTTTTTTGCCCGTATAAGATTAAATCCGCTTGTGAGTTTCATTTTAAGAACAACTATGTCTACATCACTTTGTTCAGAATCTTTACCTTTTGCGACACTGCCAAAAACGGCAAATTCTTCTATGCCATACCGTTCTTTCAGTATGGGCTTTAGCTCTTTGAGTTTTTCTATAATGATTTTTTGCATATTCTGTCTTGGCCGGTGATTAATGTAACTTTTTGTTGGGTCATGTGGGGGTCCTTTATTGATTTTAAATTTTGAATGAAAGGCAGAGATCTCTCACTGTGTTCGAGATGACGGGTGGTGCGCTTAGTCATTTCGAGCGAAGCGAGAAATCTGTGGGCTAGGGTGCGTTCTGGGGCAGTCATAGGCACACCTTTGCGTGCAAATCTACTTTTCCGATCAGCACCAATGTGTCGATGTCCATTTTGGAGACGGCAAACCACTTTTTTCCCAGATCCTTCAGGCTGGCTCCAAAGTGGTACACGTTTTCATCCACAATTAAAAACCGATCATGCGAAAGGTCAAGTTGCTTGATGTCTATCGGCGGATATTGGGTGTTGTGTTTTTTCAGATCTTGTTCTAGCTGTTTGGAGATGGCCTTGGTGTAGATAGCAGCTTTTACGCTGTCGGCTCTCTTGGCCAGCAGCATTAGGACGCTTTCATCTATGTAGTTGTCTATCAGCCGGATGGAGGTTTTGGCGCTTTTGATAATATCACAGGCAAACAGGTAGGCGTCAAAGATCTGGCCGTCGTAGAAGATGTGTTGCTTGGGTGGCGTAGCCTTGTTTTCTATGGCTCCAAGTAGCTGCTCTAGCTGCTCATCATGTAAAGATAACCTCTGCTCAACCCTTTCAAAACGATAAAAAATATGAGCATTTATTGTGCCAAGCCTTTTGGAGCCATTCTTTAGCTGCTTGTTTGTTCATAAAGCACTTCACCTTTTTCCAGAAGGTCTACGCGATAAAAGTAGTCTTCTCTTTGTTCTACAAATCCGGCTGGTGCTGAAAGAATGTCAAACCCTACTTTGTAGCGATAGATGAGTTCTCGAATCCGTTTTCTGGCCTCGCGCTGGAATGTGCTGATTTCTTGATCATTTAACCCTTTTTTTATTAAAAAAGATCTATGTCGCTGTGTTCTGTGGGCGTACCATAGGCGTAGCTACCAAAGAGGATTATTTTATCTGGTTTCAATGGTTTGAGTCGTTCAACTATTTCAAGTTTTATTTTTTCAATATTGATCATGTTCTTCCTCTTTTTCATCCCTGCTTCTCATCAGGCGCCCGTTATCCACTGACGTGGTCAAGTAAAAGTGGACACGAAGTTAAGACACATTTGCCTTTAACATCATTTCATCAAAATTGTGTGTGCTAACATCCCCACACATCAATGCCACTTTCGTGCCGGTGCTGTACAGCCATGTGGCGAGCATGTTTTGCTTCAGATACAAGTCTACTTGGCTTGCCACTGAACTGCAAATCGTTTCAACACCGCGCTCTGCGTTTCCCCTAGCTGCCTGTGCGGCTTCGATGTTGGCATAGGAGCAAGCGTATTTTCCCTCTTGGCTTAACTCGTGCATTATCGCCAGCAATGTTGACGTTTTCCCTGTTTGGCGTGGGGCATGCAGTAAGAAATATTTTTGCTCGTCAATAAGCAGGCGAATCTCATCCCAATTCAGACGGCTCAGTGGATTGATGTGGTAGTGTAAATCGACTTTTGTCGACCCGCGGTATTAAAAAATTTCTGCATATGCACGCCTCTTTGTTTGTTGTTTGGAGTGTGGCGCGGTATCTCGATCAGAAAAGCGTATCCTGTTTGTCTTCCGCTTGCTCCAACTGGCGGCAAAGTTCTTCGTATTCCATGCGTTTGCGTTCAACGAGTTGCCTAGTCAGGCGGAGTTTTTCTTTGGCACCTTCCGGAGTAAGTAAGTAGCGGTATTTGAGTTTGTCTTGGCTTTTGTGGAAGTTATTCGCTTTTACAAGTCCTTTTTCTATCAAGGCATTCAAAATATAGTTGACGCGCCCAAGGCTGCAGCAGAGTTCCTGCGCGAGTGTGCGCTGGTTGAGTGTAGGTGATGCGGTTTCTATGGTGTGAAGGAGTTTTTGGATAACTTCTGGTTCGAGCTGCTGCTCTATTGTGCTGGGCATGTGTTCCTCGCAGGGAAAGGGATTTTATAGGGCACGCTTCCGCCCTTTTGGGAAGGTTTTTTGATTTGTTCACAGAATGAACTGTTCGGTTGTAATGGAATGGTTGCGCGAGGTCAACAGGGAAATTCTTATTGTTCAGATGCATGGAAATTTTTGGTGGCACATCTGTGTTAGAAGTGCCACAATACTGTAGTTATGTTCAGTATTGGGGGCTATAGGGATGTATTTTATTGTATTTGGGGTAGCGCTCATTTTCTGCTTGGTTTTTATTGCATTTGCGCAAAAGCAAATGCTTTTTATTGACAGCCACGACTCAGCAAAGCCGCAGCGCTTTCACGAAACACCGACGCCGCGAATCGGCGGGGCGGCAATTTTTTTAGCGACTTTGGCCTTAGCTCTGGTGCCGCAGGGGGAAATGTGGATTTTGGCGGCAGCTCCTGCGTTTGCTATTGGGCTGTTTGAGGATTTATCGGGTCGTGTTCCACCAAAAGTGCGTTTGTTGTTTATGGTGGGCGCATCGCTGCTTGCGATTTGGCTTATGGATGCGGTGGTAAACTATCTGGGCTTTGGCATTGACCTCCCTTACGTGCTGGCGATTCTTTTTACGGTATTCGCTGTGGTGGGGGTAATCAACGCGATAAATATTATTGATGGCTTTAATGGGCTTGCCAGTGGTGTCAGTCTGCTGGCGTTTTGCGCGCTGGGGTTTGTTGCGTGGCAGGTGGGTGATGGTGACCTCGTGCAGATTAACAGCATTCTTGCTGCGGCAGTGCTGGGTTTTATGGTGCTGAATTTTCCGTTTGGGAAAATTTTCCTTGGCGATGGCGGGGCATATTTTCTGGGATTTTGCCTTGCCATTGGTGCAATTATGTTAGTTGTGCGCAATCCTGAGGTGTCGCCTTGGTTCCCATTTGCGCTCTTGATCCACCCAGTGTGGGAGGTGGTATTTTCTATGTATCGCCGCCGGATGGTGAAGGGAAAAGCATCAATGGATCCGGACGCTTTGCACTTGCATACGATCATTCACCGCCGCATTACGCGCAGCAACCCTGTTACGACGGTATATATGTGGATTTTTGTCGCTCCGTTTATGTTTATGGCGGTTTTTTTGTATGCGCATACGGTGTGGCTAGCGCTACTGGTGGTGGGTTTCTGCACGTGTTACATGGCGCTTTATCACCGGATTATCCGCTTTCAGAATCCTCCAGCAGCAACACCGTTGCGCAAACGCAGGAAAAGGCTGCGTCATTGAGGTTTCTTTTGAGAATTTAAGCGCCATTTGCGAAATATTGTACTCAGCAAGAGTCCCACGAATATACCAACAACATCCGCAACAATATCGTATCCACTGGCATGGCGTCCTGCGATCCCGCTTTGAGCAAGTTCGATAGCTGCACCGTAAAACAAAAGCAGGAAAAATACTTTTTTCCAGGACCAGTTCCAACTGAGCGTAGTGGTACAGGCGAGGAAGGCAAACGCAAGGATGTGCTTCAGCTTATCATTTGCCTGATCAATGCTGGGAATTGTAGCATGAGGCGTTAGAGCGAGGTACGTGATCGCTATAACGCCTACGGTCACCACGATTTTTCCGTAAAACTGTGGGTTCATGCTTGTTGATATTGGGGTGTCTTTGCATTGCGGATAAATTCGCGCAGGAACACGATGAAAATCGAAAGAATCCCACCCGTTACCATGGCTACTACCACCATTAAAGCTCGTTTCGGCTTTACTTTATCTTTGGGATGGGAAACGACCGGTTGGGTAATTTGGCGGAGCTGATAGTGCTCACTCGCCTGCGAGAGCACCTTTTTCTGAATCAGAGCGGAAACGAGCTGGGAGAGCTGGTTTTTTAGGGTTATCTCTGGTGTACGTGCTATTTCCTGATTGTAAAAGTTTATTTTCTGGTCAATATCAGCCATTTCGACGGTGCGCAGATGCTCAGTAGATGCTTCCAGAAAGAGTGATACGAGTTGGTGCGCAAGGGTTGCGTCAGGGTGCTCGGCACTCAGCGTAATAGCGCTGGTTTGCTTGGAGGTTTCTACTTTCAGGATTTTTTGCATTTCTTGAACAGTATCGAAAATGAGTTCACTCTGTTCCGTCGCAGAAAGCTCGGTAAAGTTTACTT includes the following:
- a CDS encoding VanZ family protein; its protein translation is MNPQFYGKIVVTVGVIAITYLALTPHATIPSIDQANDKLKHILAFAFLACTTTLSWNWSWKKVFFLLLFYGAAIELAQSGIAGRHASGYDIVADVVGIFVGLLLSTIFRKWRLNSQKKPQ
- a CDS encoding glycosyltransferase family 4 protein, with translation MYFIVFGVALIFCLVFIAFAQKQMLFIDSHDSAKPQRFHETPTPRIGGAAIFLATLALALVPQGEMWILAAAPAFAIGLFEDLSGRVPPKVRLLFMVGASLLAIWLMDAVVNYLGFGIDLPYVLAILFTVFAVVGVINAINIIDGFNGLASGVSLLAFCALGFVAWQVGDGDLVQINSILAAAVLGFMVLNFPFGKIFLGDGGAYFLGFCLAIGAIMLVVRNPEVSPWFPFALLIHPVWEVVFSMYRRRMVKGKASMDPDALHLHTIIHRRITRSNPVTTVYMWIFVAPFMFMAVFLYAHTVWLALLVVGFCTCYMALYHRIIRFQNPPAATPLRKRRKRLRH
- a CDS encoding BRO-N domain-containing protein, with product MKATETIKIFEEKKVRTVWDDVQEQWYVSVIDAIEILTGTERPRKYWSDLKKKLKAEGSQLSEKIGQLKMQAEDGKMRLTDVADTEQLFRLIQSIPSPKAEPFKLWLAKLASERLDEMSDPEQTIDRALKQYLALGYSENWINQRLKSIEIRKELTDEWKRLGIKEGQAFATLTDIITKTWSDRSTKEYKTLKGLKKENLRDNMTNTELILNMLAEASTKDISEAVNPQSFEESKKVAQQGGNVAKVARTELEAKTGKKIVTSQNAKHLLESKKQ
- a CDS encoding ORF6N domain-containing protein, which translates into the protein MKTIMPTDNPIENKIHTIRGVQVMLDEDLATLYGVETKQLNKAVSRNTERFPDRFRFQLTRGEYDHLRFQIGTSSPEAQHGGRRYLPYAFTEQGVSMLSAVLRSQTAVEVSIKIIDSFVSMRKFIASNAHIFYRFERVEQRLSLHDEQLEQLLGAIENKATPPKQHIFYDGQIFDAYLFACDIIKSAKTTIRLIDNYIDESVLILLTKRADSVKATIYTKTISKQLEQDLKKHNTQYPPIDIKQLDLSHDRFLIMDEKEVYHFGASLKDLGKKWFAVSKMDIDTLTLIGKVDLHAKVRP
- a CDS encoding nucleotidyltransferase domain-containing protein, which translates into the protein MKKRKNMINIEKIKLEIVERLKPLKPDKIILFGSYAYGTPTEHSDIDLF
- a CDS encoding nucleotidyltransferase family protein gives rise to the protein MSAFHSKFKINKGPPHDPTKSYINHRPRQNMQKIIIEKLKELKPILKERYGIEEFAVFGSVAKGKDSEQSDVDIVVLKMKLTSGFNLIRAKKFLQESLKKEVDIGTLASMKTFIKNRIKKDFIHV
- a CDS encoding nucleotidyltransferase family protein, whose protein sequence is MTQQQLLQTLRHAQKELQANFGIEKIAIFGSYARNQAQEGSDVDIAILQTQKKDYFSRLKAIHYLEKLLNKKVDMGYLDTMRTIIRQQVEKEMIHVE
- a CDS encoding Wzz/FepE/Etk N-terminal domain-containing protein translates to MSQIPNASAPLSPLAEDEIDLRELWDTIWKNKWFIVILSSVITIVTIFYAMTLPNVYRTSTVLIPQGEAKPSMASGLGALAGLAGIDLGGGQINVGDQLSIILSDKTFVEHLVREHKLYERFQSDQTDPNLRFALGVRFFYDAVNFGGGKEVNFTELSATEQSELIFDTVQEMQKILKVETSKQTSAITLSAEHPDATLAHQLVSLFLEASTEHLRTVEMADIDQKINFYNQEIARTPEITLKNQLSQLVSALIQKKVLSQASEHYQLRQITQPVVSHPKDKVKPKRALMVVVAMVTGGILSIFIVFLREFIRNAKTPQYQQA
- a CDS encoding HepT-like ribonuclease domain-containing protein, coding for MFSHSKGDRKIELFVFDAFIAILKIKKVASKFDNAQSLLHSFTDWDSVIREFEIAGEASKHLLQNKFLNKSYQEVVDFRNHITHQYFGIDADIVWAIIGNDLHDFEQALIQLIENMKPELKRELITAFIEDNRYLDFVVQTLTEIDQ
- a CDS encoding MarR family EPS-associated transcriptional regulator; this translates as MPSTIEQQLEPEVIQKLLHTIETASPTLNQRTLAQELCCSLGRVNYILNALIEKGLVKANNFHKSQDKLKYRYLLTPEGAKEKLRLTRQLVERKRMEYEELCRQLEQAEDKQDTLF